DNA from Leucobacter aridicollis:
ACAGGGAGCGACCTGGGCGAGTCGACCGCAGTCACGAACACCTGGTGGGCGATCGGGGCGAGCGTGTGGAGCAGGCCATGCGCGTCCTTCTCCTCAAGCACCCCGGTGACGATCGCGAGCTCTTCGAAGGCGAACGACTCGGTGACGGCGCGCACGAGCGCCTCGGCGCCGTGCGGGTTGTGCGCGGCGTCGACGTAGACGATCGGGTCGGTGCCGATGAGCTGCAGTCGGCCTGGCGAGGTGAGCTGCCCGAGGCCCTCGTCGAGGACTTCCTCGGGGATCGGCCGCTCGCCGCCGAAGAACGCCTCGACCGCGGCGATCGCGAGTGTGGCGTTCTCGGCCTGGTGCTGCCCGTACAGCGGCACGAAGGCCGGATCGTACGCGTGCCCGGTGAGCCCGACAACATCGACCTGTCGGCCGCCGACGGCGAGACGGTCCTCGGCGAGGCTGAAGTCCCGGCCCTGGACGTAGAGCCGCACGCCGAGGCGAGCGGCGGTATCGGCAAGCTCGCCGAGGGCGTCGACGTCCTGCTCGGCAGTCACCGCGGTACTTCCGGGCTTCATGATGAGCGATTTCGTGTGCGCGATGGTCTGCGTGTCGGGTCCCAGGTGCTCGGTGTGGTCGAGCCCGATCGGGGTGAAGACGGCCACCTGGGCGTCGACGATGTTCGTCGCGTCCCACTCGCCGCCCATGCCGACCTCGATCACGGCCACCTCGACGGGGGCGTCGGCGAACGCGACAAACGCGAGAACCGCGAGCGCCTCGAAGAAGGTGATCCGGCCGTGCCCGGCGGCCTCGAGCTCGGAGTCAACGAGCTGCAGCGGCAGCCGCAGCTCCTCCCATGCCTCGGCAAGTGCGGCCTCGGCGATCGGCTGGCCGTCGACCTGGAAGCGTTCGGTGAAGTCAACGAGGTGCGGGCTGGTGAAGAGCCCGGTGCGCAGCCCGTGGGCGCGCAGCAGTGACTCGATCGCGCGGCTCGTCGACGTCTTGCCGTTCGTGCCGGCGACCTGCACCACCGGGTATGAGAGCTGCGGCGACCCCGCGAGCTCGGCGAGGCGGCGCACCGGCTCGATGCGTGGGCGAGGGTTCGCCTCGCCCACGCGAGTGAGCAGCTCCGCGTAGACCTGCGCTGCGGTGCCGCTCATCGCGCCTCCTCCGTGTCGGGTGCGTCGAGTCCGGTGACGTCGATGGTGATGACGACCGGCGCCTTCTCAACGCCGAGCGCCTTCGCGCCGGTGATGAACACGCCGCCGCCGGGAGACTGGAGGTCGTCGACGATCGCGTCGATCCCGATCGCCTCCTGGACGGCGATGCCCTCGGCGAGCGTCTCGGCCGCGATGAGCGCCGCATGCGTCTGCAGTGCGGCCGCGTGCGCCGGTTCGGCGTTCAGCGCGAGCACGATGCGGTCGCTCACGTCGAGTCCGGCGGCCTTGCGCGCCTCCTGGATCGCGCGGATCGCGTCGCGCGCGATGCCCTCGGCCTCGAGCTCCGGCGTGGTCGCCGTCTCGAGGATCGCGAACCCGCCGCCCTGGATGAGCGTGATGGCGGGGCCGCCGTCCTCGGCGCCCGAGCCCGCCTGCAGCGTGAGCTCGTACTCGTGCGGTTCGAGGGCGATGCCGCCGGCGACGACGACACCGTTCTCCTCGCTCCAGTCACCCGCCTTCGCGCCCTTGATCGCGACCTGCACCTGCTTGCCGAGGCGGGGGCCCGCGGCGCGCGCGTTGACGGCGAGCGTCTGCACGATGCCGTTCTCGGCCGCGCTCGACTCGGTCTCCTGAACGAGGCGCACCTGCTTGACGTTGAGCTCATCGCGCAAGATGTCGGAGAAGGGCTCCAGCGCGGCCGGTCGCGAGGTCACGACGGTGAGCTCTGCGAGCGGCAGGCGGACGCGGAGCTTGTGCGCCTTGCGGAGCGCGAGTGCCTGCGACGTGATCTGGCGAACCTCGTCCATCGCGGCGACGAGCTCGTCGTCGACCGGGAACTCTGCGGCGTCGGGCCAGTCGGTGAGGTGCACCGAGCGGCCGCCGGTGAGACCGCGCCACACCTCCTCGGTGACGAGGGGTGCCATCGGCGCGGCGACGCGCGCGAGCGTCTCGAGCACGGTGAAGAGCGTGTCGAACGCCTGCGTGTTTGCGGGCTTGCCGTTCGCGCCGGTAGTGCCCTCCCAGAACCTGTCGCGGGAGCGGCGCACGTACCAGTTGGTCAAGACCTCGGCGAACGCGCGCAGTGTCTCTGCCGCTGACGTCGTGTCGAGCCCATCGAGATGCGCCTGCACCTCGCGGACGAGCGTGCCAGTCTTCGCGAGGATGTACCGGTCAAGCGGGTCGGTCGAGTCGACGCGGCGCTCTGCCTCGACGCCATCGGCGTTCGCGTACAGGCTAAAGAAGTACCAGCTGTTCCAGAGCGGCAGGATGAACTGGCGCACGCCCTCGCGGATGCCCTCCTCAGTCACGATGAGGTTGCCGCCGCGCACGACCGGCGATGCCATGAGGAACCAGCGCATCGCGTCGGAGCCGTCGCGATCGAAGACCTCGTTCACGTCCGGGTAGTTCTGCAGGCTCTTCGACATCTTGTTGCCGTCGGAGCCGAGCACGATGCCGTGGCTGATGACGCTCTTGAACGCCGGGCGGTCGAAGAGGGCCGTCGCGAGCACGTGCTGGACGTAGAACCAGCCGCGGGTCTGACCGATGTACTCGACGATGAAGTCGGCGGGCTGGCTCTTCTCGAACCACTCAACGTTCTCAAACGGGTAGTGCGCCTGGGCGAACGGCATCGAGCCCGAATCGAACCAGACGTCGAGCACGTCCTCGATGCGGCGCATCGTCGACTCGCCGCTCGGATCGTCCGGGTTCGG
Protein-coding regions in this window:
- a CDS encoding bifunctional folylpolyglutamate synthase/dihydrofolate synthase, whose protein sequence is MSGTAAQVYAELLTRVGEANPRPRIEPVRRLAELAGSPQLSYPVVQVAGTNGKTSTSRAIESLLRAHGLRTGLFTSPHLVDFTERFQVDGQPIAEAALAEAWEELRLPLQLVDSELEAAGHGRITFFEALAVLAFVAFADAPVEVAVIEVGMGGEWDATNIVDAQVAVFTPIGLDHTEHLGPDTQTIAHTKSLIMKPGSTAVTAEQDVDALGELADTAARLGVRLYVQGRDFSLAEDRLAVGGRQVDVVGLTGHAYDPAFVPLYGQHQAENATLAIAAVEAFFGGERPIPEEVLDEGLGQLTSPGRLQLIGTDPIVYVDAAHNPHGAEALVRAVTESFAFEELAIVTGVLEEKDAHGLLHTLAPIAHQVFVTAVDSPRSLPVEELAVIAKSAIPDTPVEELASLPLALERARSWAGESNARAVLVVGSVLLAGEAISHSRSENWGTA
- the ileS gene encoding isoleucine--tRNA ligase, which codes for MSYPKQTTGETAAAGASFGVNPSPRLPEVEQRVLSYWDADDTFRASIAQREGCDEWVFNDGPPFANGLPHYGHLLTGYAKDVFPRFQTMRGKKVERRFGWDTHGLPAELEAMKQLGITEKSEIEEMGVAAFNAKARESVLQYTKEWEEYVTRQARWVDFENDYKTLNVSFMESVIWAFKQLYDKGLAYEGQRILPYCWRDETPLSNHELRMDDDVYQERQDPSVTVTFPFRGARADELGLSGVRALAWTTTPWTLPTNAALAVGPDIAYVVVPAGPAGGSDGAAAGEASYLVAQDLAGNYASDLGYESADEVRDAVTRTVQGAELLDVEYAPLFNYFADTETWGTENYWRVLVDGYVTVTDGTGIVHQSPAYGEDDHRLTTAAGMPTIVSLDEGGRFIAAVTDVAGELWMDANRPLIRMLKASGRLLREQSYLHSYPHCWRCRNPLIYRAVSSWFVRVTDIKDRMLEVNEEIEWVPANVKHGQFGKWLEGARDWSISRNRYWGSPIPVWKSDNPEFPREDVYGSVAELEADFGELPRNEAGEIDLHRPYIDSLTRPNPDDPSGESTMRRIEDVLDVWFDSGSMPFAQAHYPFENVEWFEKSQPADFIVEYIGQTRGWFYVQHVLATALFDRPAFKSVISHGIVLGSDGNKMSKSLQNYPDVNEVFDRDGSDAMRWFLMASPVVRGGNLIVTEEGIREGVRQFILPLWNSWYFFSLYANADGVEAERRVDSTDPLDRYILAKTGTLVREVQAHLDGLDTTSAAETLRAFAEVLTNWYVRRSRDRFWEGTTGANGKPANTQAFDTLFTVLETLARVAAPMAPLVTEEVWRGLTGGRSVHLTDWPDAAEFPVDDELVAAMDEVRQITSQALALRKAHKLRVRLPLAELTVVTSRPAALEPFSDILRDELNVKQVRLVQETESSAAENGIVQTLAVNARAAGPRLGKQVQVAIKGAKAGDWSEENGVVVAGGIALEPHEYELTLQAGSGAEDGGPAITLIQGGGFAILETATTPELEAEGIARDAIRAIQEARKAAGLDVSDRIVLALNAEPAHAAALQTHAALIAAETLAEGIAVQEAIGIDAIVDDLQSPGGGVFITGAKALGVEKAPVVITIDVTGLDAPDTEEAR